ATAGGCTACCCCGAGACTTCTATAGAGAAAGAGATTATCGGGGGTCAGAATGAAAACGAATCATTTGATCAGATTAACAAGGTTTTGGATAGCCAACAGGTACAAGATCTTCAAAAGAGTGTTGATTCTGTGTCGGCACAGGATGAGCTCATCGATTATGTTCATTCCATTGTATTAGCTACTCGGGAGGCAGATCATTTTGAGCTTGGTGCCAGCCCAAGAGCGGGCATGCAAATGATGCGTGCGGCTCGGGGTTACGCACTTGTTAAAGGGAGGGATTATGTTACACCTGATGATATTCAAACCATAGCGCCACACGTTCTGGCACACAGGCTCACCTTGAGAGGATCTTCAAATATATTGGGTGAAAGAAGCCAGGTCTTATCAAAAATAGAAGATATACTGAGTTCCATTCCGGCCCCTTGAGAGACCGCATACTAGAAGTTCTTCATATTAGACCCAAAGGAGTGAAGGTCTCCTTAGTGGGCCTTATCATGCTGTTTATTACGGGGTCTTCATTTTACATGATCTTCAAGTTCCCGTATTATATGCGTTTGAAGGTGATATTTGTCTTTCTGTTCGTGGTAAACACATTGCTGTTTGTACGGTTTCGGGACCGGAGAAAAAGTTTAATTAACAGGATGATGCAGAGCAGCTTTTTTCCAAGGAAGCTCACCTTTACCATGGAAGGAAAGTTTCTAGTGTTCATTACACTGGGGATAGGCTTTGCCGCTGTGAACACCGGTGTAAACCTTCTTTATCTCCTGATGGCTATGCTCCTATCGATCATTGTTGCAAGCGGAATCCTGTCAGAATTGACGCTGAAAAAACTGCGCTGGGAAGTGGACCTTCCGTCAGAAACAATTGTTTCATCTGAGACATTTGGATCTATCAAGATCCAAAACAAAAAACGGTACCTGAGCTCTTTCTCATTGGAAGGAGACCTGTTAGTCGCTGATGATAGTGGTATCATTCAGAAGAAAGGAATACTGCTGAAGCTAAAAGCTGGAGAAGAAGGACATATGATGGTACGATTGGTTTTCCCAAAAAGAGGCAAACAGCAAATAAGAGGAATATCAATAGGTACCCGTTTCCCGTTCTCTTTTTTTTCTAAAAGCAGACATTATGAATTCAGCCGCTCTGTTTTGGTGATGCCCAAGGGTGAAGAGTCGGTTGAAACAATCTTAAGTCAATTATCCATTAAGCAGGATGATCATTTTGACGCCCACAACAATAAAGGTCAGGGGTTAGAGTTTTATTCTATCCGACAGATGCATCCAGGTGATGATTGGAGAAATGTTCACTGGAAGAAAACAGCTTCCCGACAACAGTTTGCCATTAAGGAGTTTGAGGAACTGGCAGGAAGGAGGGCCACAGTCTACCTTA
This DNA window, taken from Candidatus Neomarinimicrobiota bacterium, encodes the following:
- a CDS encoding DUF58 domain-containing protein, producing MGLIMLFITGSSFYMIFKFPYYMRLKVIFVFLFVVNTLLFVRFRDRRKSLINRMMQSSFFPRKLTFTMEGKFLVFITLGIGFAAVNTGVNLLYLLMAMLLSIIVASGILSELTLKKLRWEVDLPSETIVSSETFGSIKIQNKKRYLSSFSLEGDLLVADDSGIIQKKGILLKLKAGEEGHMMVRLVFPKRGKQQIRGISIGTRFPFSFFSKSRHYEFSRSVLVMPKGEESVETILSQLSIKQDDHFDAHNNKGQGLEFYSIRQMHPGDDWRNVHWKKTASRQQFAIKEFEELAGRRATVYLTGSHRDHIVQERREQGIEIAASIVRFLVHRNFHVGLVAPNLHINEGAGTSSLKRIFSALALLDADQDFMISGSQQKKRFSDTLISVNLDTLDVSQMNGRSRMRYQMPVGREGVS